The following DNA comes from Frankia casuarinae.
CGTTGGCGGCGGCGAGCGTCGCCTCGGCCCGCAGGGCTCCGGCCATCAGCAGGCCGAGCCCCGAGAACGCGGCTGTGCCCAGGACGAGTAGCGCCAGCACCGCCGGAACCCCGACCGGCCCGCCGGTCGGGTCCCAGCCCAGCGCGAATCCGACCGCCACCAGGAGCACCAGCTGGATGACCTCGACGGCGAGCACCGCCAACGTCTTGCCGGCGAGCAGGACCACGCGCGGCAGCGGGGTCGCCCCGAGGCGTTTGAGTACGCCGTAGGAGCGTTCGAAGCCCGTCGCGATCGCCTGCCCGGTGAAGGCGGTCGACATCACGGCCAGCGCGAGCACCCCGGGGACGAGGAAGTCCACCGGCCGCTCGGTGGAGCTCGGCAGCACGTCGACGGCGGTGAAGAAGGCCAGCAGACCGACCGGGATGATCAGGGTGAGCAGGACGGACTCGCCGCGCCGCAGGGTGAGTACCAGCTCGAGCCTGGTCTGTGCCGCCAGCATCCGGACCCGTGAGGCGGGCGCCGGAGCCGGGCGCAGATCGAGCAGCGGGACGCCGGTCATGAGCGCAGCTCCGATCCGGTCAGTTCCACGAAGACGTCCTCCAGCGTGCGTTGTTCGACCCGGAGATCCTCTGCCAGGATGCCGTTACCCGCGCACCAGGCGGTCACCGCGGCGAGCAGTTGCGGGTCGACCGTGCCCTGCAACAGGTAGTGCCCAGCCGGGCCCTCCTGCACGGTGGTGCCGTCGGGCAGCGCGAGCAGCAGCCGGCCGAGATCCAGCCCGGCGGGGGCCCGGAAGCGCAGCTGCCCCTCGGCGCCGCCCCGGGTGAGCTCCGCGGGGGAGCCGACCGCCACCACCCTGCCGTGGTCGACGATGATCACCTGATCGGCGAGCCGTTCGGCCTCGTCCATGGCGTGGGTGGTCAGCACGACGGTGACCCCGGCCGTGCGCAGCTCCTCGACGAGTTCCCAGGTGTCCCGCCGGCCCTGGACGTCCAACCCGGCCGTCGGCTCGTCGAGGAAGACCAGCTCCGGGCGGCCGACCACGGCCATCGCCAGCGACAGCCGCTGCTGCTGGCCGCCGGAGAGCCGGCGGAACGGGGTACCGGCGGACCCGGCCAGCCCGAGCCGGTCCAACAGCGCCGCGGGATCCAGCGGGTGGCGGTAGTGCGAGGCGACGAGGCGCAGCATCTCGCCGGCGCGGGCGCCGGGATACATCCCCCCGGACTGCAGCATCACCCCGACCCGGGGGCGCAGGGCAACGGCGTCCGCCCAGGGGTCGAGTCCGAGGACCCGCACCTCGCCCGCGTCGGGGCGGCGGAATCCCTCGCAGATCTCCACGGTGGTTGTCTTGCCGGCGCCGTTCGGCCCGAGCAGCGCCGTGACCGTGCCGGTCGGGACGGTAAGTGACAGTTCGTCCACGGCGCGTATCCGACCATCGGGTGTCGTCGACGGTCGAGCGGCGTCGCCGGAAGGGACCGGCGGCGCCGGGGGCGCCTGGCGCACGGGGGGCGTAGGGGACGGCGTAGGGGACGTGGAGAACGCCGCGGGACCGCGCCCGGCCCGACCGGTGCGGGTCCGCCGCCCGGACCCGTGAGGACGACGACCGGAACGCGGGGAAGCGGACCGCGAGGAATACGTCTTCACGAGGTCCGTGACACTGACTGCCAGGATCTCGGCCACCTTGCGATCCTACGGACATCGCGGGTCGGGCGGAGGGCCGGTCCGCCCCGGCACGAGGCCTTCGGCTGGGTGGAACGGGCACCACCGGGCGGCCGTGCCCTAGTCCCGTTGCCAGTCCCGTTGCCAGTCCCGTTGCTAGCCCCGTTGCTGCGGCGGGCGGACGGGCAGCGCCCGGCGGCGCCCGCCGACCGCCACCGGCTCGCCTGGCTCCACCAGCGCTCCCCAGGCGCCCAGCCGCTCGTACAGCATCGCCGGCGTGGTGCTGTAGAGCCGGGACAACGACTGCAGGTCGGAGCGACGCAGCCGCAGGACGTCGCGTGAACTGTCCGACCGCAGGACCTGCACGATGGCGATCCAGCGCCGCAGCGGTCCGGTGCGGGTCGGGGGCAGCTTGCGCAGCCGGCGCAGGTCGATGACCAGCGGCGGCAGATGGTCGGTCTCGCGGCGATCGGCGGCCGGCGGTACCAGCAGCGTCGCGGGAACGTCGTACAGCTCGGCGAGCTCGACCAGTCGATGCACGCGCAGGGTCCGAGAGCCTCGCTCGTAGGCGCCCAGGGTCCCGGCAGTCCACCGGCCATGCGTGCGCTCCTGGACGTCCAGCAGCGACAAGCCACGCCGGTTGCGCGCCGCGCGAAGCCGGCGGCCGAGCTCCAGGGCGTAGTCCGCCTCGGTCACGGTCTCCGTCCGGGTCAAGGTCGACAGGAGACGCCAACCGCCCCCTGTGACAGATTGTCAGGCCTCGGTTCGTCTGGCAGCCGGTTCGACCAAGAAGCCGCGAGGGAACGTGGCCCTGGCGTGGTCCCGCGGTCGCGGGGCGCAATCCGGGAATCGCGACAGTGTTTTTCCGGCCGCGCCAGCCCCGTCAGCCCGGTCGGCCGGTCAGTCCCGGTCGGCCCGGTCGGCACCGTCGGCCCGGTCAGTCCCAGTCGGCGTCGTCGGCGTCCTTGGCCCAGTCCCGGGCCCGGTCCACGGCGCGCAGCCATCGCCGGTAGGACCGGTCCCGCTCGGCCCGGGACAGCCTCGGCCGGTACCGCTCGGCGCTGCGCCGATGCCCGGCGAGCTCCTCGCGGTCGGCGAAGAACCCGGTCGCGAGCCCCGCGAGGTAGGCCGAACCGAGCGCGGTCGTCTCGATGTTGTCCGGGACGTCGAGCTCGACGCCGAGCAGGTCGGCCTGGAACTGCATGAGCCAGTGGTTGCGGGCGGCCCCGCTGTCGGCCCGCAGCTCGCGCACCGGGAAGCCCGCGGCACCCATCGCCTCGACGACGTCCCGGGTGCGGTAGGCGATGCCCTCGAGCACCGCGCGGACGACGTGCGCCCGGGTGGTCCCCCGGGTGATCCCGAGCAGTGCGCCGCGGGCGCGGGGATCCCAGTGAGGGGCGCCGAGGCCGGCGAGCGCCGGGACGAAGTAGACGCCGTCGTTGCCGGTCAGGGAGGCGGCCAGGTCGGCGGTCTCGGTGGCATCCCGGATGATCCCCAGGGAGTCCCGTAGCCAGTCGACGGCGGCACCGGTGGACAGGACCGCTCCCTCCAGCGCGTACCGCACCGGTTCGCCGTCGAGCTGGAACGCCGCGGTCCGCAGCAGCGTCGACTGCGGCGCCGGCAGGGCCGAGCCGGTGTTCACCAGCACGAAGGAACCGGTGCCATAGGTGTTCTTGGCCTGGCCGGGTTCGAAGCAGCCCTGGGCGAACAGAGCGGCCTGCTGGTCGCCGATCACGGCCGCCACCGGGATCCGCACGCCGAGGAAGGCGTCCGGATCGGTCTCGGCGTAGACCCGCGAGCTCGGCGCGACAGCGGGCAGCACCTCGGCGGGAACGCCCAGCAGATCGAGCATCTCCGGGGACCAGGTCGCGGCGGCGAGGTCGAGCAGCAGGGTGCGGGAGGCGTTCGTGACGTCGGTGACGTGCGCGGCCCCGGCGGTCAGCTTCCAGACCAGCCAGGAATCGACGGTGCCGAAGGCGATCTCCCCCCGGCCGGCGCGCCGGCGCAGCCCGGGGTCGTCGTCCAGGATCCAGCCGATCTTGGTACCGGAGAAGTAGGGGTCGAGTACCAGCCCGGTGCGTTCCCCCACCGCACCCGCGTGCCCCTCGGCGGTGAGGCGTTCGCAGACCGCGGCCGTCCGCCGGTCCTGCCACCCGATGGCCGGGTGGACCGGGGCGGAGGTCCGCCGGTCCCACAGCACGGTGGTCTCGCGCTGGTTGGTGATGCCGAGGGCGGCGAGCTCCCCGGCCCGGCGACCGCAGCCGGCCAGGGCCGCGGCGACGGTGTCGACGACGCTGCGCCAGAGCTCGTCCGGATCCTGCTCGACCCAGCCCGGCCGGGGGAACCCGGGCCGGATCCCGGTGTAGCCGCGGCCGACGACCACCCCGTCCCGGTCGAGCAGGCAGACCGTGGTCCCGGTGGTCCCCTGGTCGACCGCCGCCACCAGGGATCCGCGTGCCGGCACGCTCATCTCGTTCCTCCCGCCCACGGGTCCGCTGACGCATGGTAAGGACGCATGGTAAGGAGGCATGGTAGGGGAGCGATGCACGGTAAGGAGAGGGACGCGGGGGAGGAAAGATAGACAAGGGGGAGGTAAGGCGGGCCCGGCGTGCCGGGAACGGCGGCTCAGCCGAGGTTGGACAGGTCGACGACGTCGCCGGGCGGGGTGCCGGTCGCGGGCGTCCCGTAGTCGTCGAAGGTGATCTCGTTGGTGGAGCGGCCGGCGACGACCACCTTCAACGGATACCCGGGTCCGGTGTTGGCCGCCCAGAAGGCTGTTCCGTCGGGGCCCGCGGCCCGGACGGCCTGGGTGCCGGCCAGCTTCTCGGTCCGCACCGGGCCGGACAGCCCGACGACGTAGCTGGTCAGCGACGCGGCGAGCCGGTCGAGGGTAAAGTAGCTGTATTTCGCGGCGTCGGCGGGGGCTAGGCGGACCCAGCGGTCGGCGAGGAGGTTCCCGGCCGCGGCGTCACCGGTCCCCTCGTAGTAGGCGCGGCCGCGGCGGACGTAGGTGTCGTCTTTGATCTTGAAGATCTGGGTCCGTTGACCGTACTCGTCAATGGTGCCGCGGGTGACCGTGCCGGACATCACCAGGTCGTAACCGGCGGGGGCGTCCGAGCGCGGGTCGGCCTCGGTGCCGACGACGTGGACGCCGGTCGCGGTGCGCAACGCCTGCAGGGTGCGCGTGCCGACCTCGCCGGCAGGCAGCTTCTCCAGCCCGTTGCTCTTCTCCCCGCCGCCACTGCAGGCCGCCGAGGTCGCGAGCAGGAAAGTCAGTCCGAGGGAGAGCAGCGCCCGCCGGACCCCGCCGCGCCACAGTTGTGATCGCATCCGCCCGTCGCCTCCCGCCTGAGATCGTCTCCGGGTCGGTGGCGGCCGGGCGCGACCGCGCGTCGCGACCGTCGGCCCGCTGGTGTGCCGACCTGGTGTGCCCACCCGGGGTGCGCGCCCGGGTGGGCGCGCAGGTATGGCAGTGGGCGCAAGTCTGGCATTCCGCCGCCTGCGGTCGTCGGTCGGGTACGGCCCGTGGGTATCCGTTGTGTGCTCACGTCCGGCGGATGTGATCTGCGTCATGGCTGTGGCGAAGATCGCCCCATTGGGCTGTAGTTCCGGCGACCCCGGTTCGACTGCGCCCAGGAAATAAGGCACACTGGCGTTGTGAAATACGACCACGACGGGACGAGCGGGACGGCGGACGGCCGTACCCGCGACCGGGTCGTGCGTCTGCTCCTGGAGGGCGGCTCGGCCACGGCAGCCGAGCTGTCCCGTCAGCTCGGGGTCTCCCCGGCGGCTATCCGCAGGCATCTCGATGCCATGGTCGCGGATGGCATCATCACGCCCACGGAGAGCCGGTCCCGGGGGCCGCGTGGCCGGGGACGCCCGGCCCGGCGTTACGCGCTCACCGAAGCCGGCCATCAGGCCGGTCCCAACGCCTACTCCGATCTCGCGGCCGGTGCGCTGCACTTCCTGGCCGAGGTGGGTGGCGCGAGCGCGGTCACCCAGTTCGCCGATACCCGCGCCGTCGACCTGGAGCGGCGGGTGCGCGAGGCGGTCGTGGCGGCGGAGCCGGCGGATCGCCCGGCGGCGCTCGCCGAGGCGATGACCGCCGCCGGGTACACCGCCAGCGTCTCCGAGCTGCCCACCGGTCTGCAGATCTGCCAGCATCACTGCCCGGTCCAGTTCGTCGCGGAGCGCTTCCCGGCGTTGTGCGACGCCGAGACCGCGGTGCTGGCCCGCGTGCTCGACACCCACGTGCAGCGCCTGGCGACGATCGCGCACGGCGACGGCGTCTGCACGACCCACATCCCCGCGGGTCACCCGCCCGCGGGTCACCCGCCCGCGGGTCACCCGCCCGCGGGTCACACTGCCGTGAGCCACACCGCCGCGGATCATCCGCCCGCGGGCACGGCGCCCGGCATGGCTTCGCGTGCCCGGTCCGATCGGAACGGGTCCGATCAGAGCGGGTCCGGGAAGGACGGCTCCGCTCGGGTGCTGCCCGATTCCGCCGTGGCCGGATCCGGCCCGGCCCGGCCCGCGTCCCTGGCCTGTCCACCATCCTCGTCTTCGGAGGGTTTCGCCCTATGACCACCTCTGCCGAGACCGCCCTGGAAGGCCTTGGTTCCTATCGGTTCGGATGGGCTGACACCGACGCCTACGCCGCCGACGTGGAGCGCGGCCTGTCCGAGGCGGTTGTCCGCGGCATCTCGGCCAAGAAGTCCGAGCCGTCGTGGATGACCGACCTGCGCCTCAAGGGGCTGCGGCTGTTCGAGCGCAAGCCCATGCCGACCTGGGGTGCCGACCTGTCGGGCATCGACTTCGACAACATCAAGTACTTCGTCCGCTCCACCGAGAAGCAGGCCGAGGAGTGGGAGGACCTACCCGAGGACATCCGGGCGACCTACGACCGGCTCGGCATTCCCGAGGCGGAGAAGCAGCGCCTCATTGCCGGGGTCGCCGCCCAGTACGAGTCCGAGGTCGTCTACCACAAGATCCGGGAGGACCTCGAGGAGCAGGGTGTCCTCTTCCTGGACACCGACTCCGGGCTGCGTGAGCATCCGGAGCTGTTCCAGGAGTACTTCGGCTCGGTGATCCCGGTCGGGGACAACAAGTTCGCCGCGCTGAACACGGCGGTGTGGTCGGGCGGATCCTTCATCTACGTGCCGCCGGGCGTGCAGGTCGAGATCCCGCTGCAGGCCTACTTCCGGATCAACACCGAGAACATGGGCCAGTTCGAGCGGACGCTGATCATCGTCGACGAGGGCGCCTACGTGCACTACGTCGAGGGCTGCACGGCGCCGGTCTACTCGTCGGACTCGCTGCACTCGGCGGTCGTCGAAATCGTCGTGAAGAAGAACGCGCGCTGCCGGTACACGACCATCCAGAACTGGTCGAACAACGTCTACAACCTGGTCACCAAGCGTGCCGCCTGCCACGAGGGCGGCACCATGGAGTGGATCGACGGCAACATCGGTTCCAAGGTGACGATGAAGTACCCGGCCGTGTGGCTGCTCGGCGAGCACGCCAAGGGCGAGGTGCTCTCCATCGCCTTCGCCGGTGCCGGTCAGCACCAGGACGCGGGCGCGAAGATGGTGCACGCCGCGCCCCGCACCTCCTCGACGATCGTCTCCAAGTCGGTGGCCCGCGGCGGCGGGCGGACGTCCTACCGCGGGCTCGTCCAGATCAACGAGGGCTCGTCGGCCTCCCGCTCGACGGTCAAGTGCGACGCGTTGCTCGTCGACACGGTGAGCCGCTCGGACACCTACCCCTACGTTGACGTGCGCGAGGACGACGCCTCCATCGGGCACGAGGCGAGCGTCTCCAAGGTCGGCGAGGACCAGCTGTTCTACCTGATGAGCCGGGGTCTGTCCGAGGAGGAGGCGATGGCGATGGTCGTGCGCGGCTTCGTCGAGCCGATCGCCCGGGAGCTGCCCATGGAGTACGCCCTCGAGCTCAACCGCCTCATCGAGCTGCAGATGGAAGGTGCGGTCGGCTGATGGTCGTCATCGACGCCACCGGTCGGCCCCCGGCCGCCTCCGGTGCCGTACCCCGTCCCGTACGGTCCCGTAACCCGCTCGACCACGCCGTGCCCACCGGACGCGAGGAGGCGTGGCGGTTCACCCCGCTGCGCCGGCTGCGCGGACTGCCGACCGGCCCCGAGGCCGACGGCAAGGTCTCCGTGTCGGTCACCGCGCCCGCGGGGGTCGAGGTGGAGCAGCTCGCCGCCGCCGACGCCCGGATCGGTCGGGTGCTGACCCCGGCCGACCGGGTGGCCGCCTTCGCCCTGACCCGGTCGGCGGGCGCGCTCGCCGTCACCGTCCCGGCCGAGGCCGCGCTCACCGAGCCGGTGGTCGTGCACCTGCACGGTGAGAGCCCCAGGTCCCCGGCCGGGTTCGTCGCGACGAGCGGCGACGGCGGGCGGCGCGGCTCCCCGGGCGGGGTGGCCTACGGTCACGTCCTCGTCGAAGTGGGCCCGTTTGCGTCCGCCACCGTGGTGCTCGACCACACCGGCAGCGCCACCTACGCCGGCAACGTCGAGGTGTACGTGGGGCACGGCGCCTCGCTCACCTTCATCACCCTGCAGGACTGGGACGACGACGCCGTGCACCTCGGCGCGCACGCCTACTCGCTGGGGCGCGACGCTCGGCTGCGCTCGTTCACCATCACCCTCGGCGGTGATCTGGTGCGGCTCAACCCGACCGTGGACTACCGCGGGCCCGGCGGCGACGCCGAGCTCTACGGCGTGTTCTTCACCGATGCCGGCCAGCACCAGGAGCACCGGCTGCTCGTCACGCACGAGCCGCGTTCCTGCCGCAGCCGGGTCACCTACAAGGGCGCGCTGCGCGGGGACGCCGCCCACGCGGTGTGGATCGGCGACGTCCTCATCGGCGCCGGCGCCGTGGGCACGGACACCTACGAGCTCAACCGCAATCTCGTGCTCACCGACGGCGCGCGGGCCGACTCGGTCCCGAACCTGGAGATCCTCACCGGTGAGGTCACCGGTGCCGGTCACGCCAGTGCCACCGGCCGGTTCGATGACGAGGCGCTGTTCTACCTGCAGTCGCGGGGGATCTCGCCCGAGGAGGCCCGCCGGCTCGTGGTGCACGGTTTCTTCGCCGAGATCATCGACCGGATCGACGTGCCGGAGCTGCGGGAACGCATCATGATCAAGATTGCCGGCGAGCTGTCGGCCGACCTCCCGGACGAGGCTGCGGAGCCGTCGTCGGCGGAGTTGTCGGTGGAGGTGGGCGGATGACGACCGCGACCGGCGGTTCTGCCGCGGGCGGCTCCTCGGTCGCCCCGCGGTGGCACCGGGTGTGTGCCGCCGCGGACCTCGCCGAGGGCACCGCGATCGGCACCGAGATCGAGGGCGTGCCGGTGTGCGTGGTGCGGTCGGGCGGGGCGGTCTACGCCGTGCGTGACGAGTGCTCGCACGCCGACGTGATGCTCTCCCAGGGCGAGGCCGAGGACGGCAAGATCGAGTGCTGGCTGCACGGGTCCCAGTTCGACCTGGCCAGCGGCGTCCCGCTGAGCCTGCCGGCGATTGAGCCGGTGCCCACGTACGCAGTGACCATCGACGGCGACGACGTGCTCGTCGACGTCACACATTCGAACCCGGAACGAGGGTGACGGCAGCGGTGTCCACACTGGAGATCCGCAATCTGCATGTCTCGGTGGAGACGGACGGCGAGGGCACGCGCGAGATCCTGCGCGGGGTGGACCTGACCGTCCGCAAGGGCGAGACGCACGCGATTATGGGGCCGAACGGGTCGGGTAAGTCGACGCTGTCCTATTCGATCGCGGGCCATCCCAAGTACACGGTCACCGAGGGCAGCATCACGCTCGACGGCGAGGACGTCCTCGCGATGAGCGTCGACGCCCGGGCCCGGGCCGGGATCTTCCTGGCGATGCAGTACCCGGTGGAGATCCCCGGGGTCTCGGTGTCGAACTTCCTGCGCTCCTCGGTCACGGCCGTGCGCGGCGAGGCGCCGAAGCTGCGGACCTGGGTCAAGGAGGTCAAGACCTCCATGGCCGCGCTCGAGATGGACCCGGCGTTCGCCGAGCGCAACGTCAACGAGGGCTTCTCCGGCGGCGAGAAGAAGCGTCACGAGATCCTGCAGATGGCGTTGCTCAAGCCGAAGATCGCCGTGCTGGACGAGACCGACTCCGGCCTCGACGTCGACGCGCTGCGCATCGTCTCCGCAGGTATCGAGTCGGTGCGGGCCAAGGGGGAGACGGGCATCCTGCTCATCACCCACTACACCCGCATCCTGCGCTACATCCGTCCCGAGTTCGTCCACGTCATGGCGGCGGGGCGGATCGTCGACGAGGGCGGCCCGGAACTGGCCGCCGTGCTGGAGGAGTCCGGCTACGACCGCTACGTCAAGGGTGGCGGCGCGGCCACGCCGGCCGGCGTGGGAGCGGTGTCATGACGCTGACCGACGCGGCCGTGCGCCCGGGGTCCGGACCCCGGCTCGTCGGCGGGTTCGACGTCGAGCAGGTCCGCCGGGACTTCCCCGTCCTGGCCCGCACGGTGCACGGCGACCGGCCGCTGGTCTACCTCGACAGCGCCGCCACCTCGCAGAAGCCGCTGGCGGTGCTCGACGCCGAGCGGACCTACTACGAGCTGCACAACGCCAACGTGCACCGCGGCATCCACGTGCTGGCCGAGGAGGCCACCGGGCTGTACGAGGCCTCCCGGGACAAGGTCGCCGCCTTCATCGGGGCGGGCGACCGCCGGGAGGTGGTGTTCACCAAGAACTCCTCGGAGGCGCTGAACCTCGTCGCCTACGCGATGAGCAACGCCGGGGCCGCCGGCGCCGAGGCGGAGCGGTTCCGGGTCGGCCCGGGTGACGAGATCGTCGTCACCGAGATGGAGCATCACTCCAATCTCGTGCCGTGGCAGATGCTGGCCCGGCGCACCGGGGCGACGCTGCGCTGGATCGGGCTGACCGACGACGGCCGGCTCGACCTGAGCAACCTCGATTCGATCATCACCGAGCGGGCGAAGGTCGTCGCCTTCGTCCACCAGTCGAACATTCTCGGCACGATCAACCCGGTCGCGCAGGTGGTGGCGCGGGCCCGCGAGGTCGGCGCGCTGACCGTGCTCGACGGCTCCCAGTCGGTACCGCACAACCCGGTCGACGTCACCGAGCTCGGGGTGGACTTCCTGGCCTTCACCGGGCACAAGATGTGC
Coding sequences within:
- the sufB gene encoding Fe-S cluster assembly protein SufB, which produces MTTSAETALEGLGSYRFGWADTDAYAADVERGLSEAVVRGISAKKSEPSWMTDLRLKGLRLFERKPMPTWGADLSGIDFDNIKYFVRSTEKQAEEWEDLPEDIRATYDRLGIPEAEKQRLIAGVAAQYESEVVYHKIREDLEEQGVLFLDTDSGLREHPELFQEYFGSVIPVGDNKFAALNTAVWSGGSFIYVPPGVQVEIPLQAYFRINTENMGQFERTLIIVDEGAYVHYVEGCTAPVYSSDSLHSAVVEIVVKKNARCRYTTIQNWSNNVYNLVTKRAACHEGGTMEWIDGNIGSKVTMKYPAVWLLGEHAKGEVLSIAFAGAGQHQDAGAKMVHAAPRTSSTIVSKSVARGGGRTSYRGLVQINEGSSASRSTVKCDALLVDTVSRSDTYPYVDVREDDASIGHEASVSKVGEDQLFYLMSRGLSEEEAMAMVVRGFVEPIARELPMEYALELNRLIELQMEGAVG
- a CDS encoding cysteine desulfurase; this translates as MTLTDAAVRPGSGPRLVGGFDVEQVRRDFPVLARTVHGDRPLVYLDSAATSQKPLAVLDAERTYYELHNANVHRGIHVLAEEATGLYEASRDKVAAFIGAGDRREVVFTKNSSEALNLVAYAMSNAGAAGAEAERFRVGPGDEIVVTEMEHHSNLVPWQMLARRTGATLRWIGLTDDGRLDLSNLDSIITERAKVVAFVHQSNILGTINPVAQVVARAREVGALTVLDGSQSVPHNPVDVTELGVDFLAFTGHKMCAPTGVGVLWGRYELLGVMPPFLGGGEMIELVTMEGSTYAAPPHRFEAGTPMIAQVVGLGAAVDYLTALGMPAVAEHEHAVTAYALDAFAEVPGLRIIGPPAADARGGAISFVLHEDDGRPIHPHDVGQILDERGIAVRVGHHCARPVCLRFGVPATTRASFHLYTTTGEVDALVEGLHGVRRFFLR
- a CDS encoding ABC transporter permease — its product is MTGVPLLDLRPAPAPASRVRMLAAQTRLELVLTLRRGESVLLTLIIPVGLLAFFTAVDVLPSSTERPVDFLVPGVLALAVMSTAFTGQAIATGFERSYGVLKRLGATPLPRVVLLAGKTLAVLAVEVIQLVLLVAVGFALGWDPTGGPVGVPAVLALLVLGTAAFSGLGLLMAGALRAEATLAAANGVYLVLLLIGGVVFPLSKLPGWLRAVAEALPTAALSDGLRAVLAEGDGPGARPLIVLVAWAVASLALAARTFRWE
- the glpK gene encoding glycerol kinase GlpK, whose protein sequence is MSVPARGSLVAAVDQGTTGTTVCLLDRDGVVVGRGYTGIRPGFPRPGWVEQDPDELWRSVVDTVAAALAGCGRRAGELAALGITNQRETTVLWDRRTSAPVHPAIGWQDRRTAAVCERLTAEGHAGAVGERTGLVLDPYFSGTKIGWILDDDPGLRRRAGRGEIAFGTVDSWLVWKLTAGAAHVTDVTNASRTLLLDLAAATWSPEMLDLLGVPAEVLPAVAPSSRVYAETDPDAFLGVRIPVAAVIGDQQAALFAQGCFEPGQAKNTYGTGSFVLVNTGSALPAPQSTLLRTAAFQLDGEPVRYALEGAVLSTGAAVDWLRDSLGIIRDATETADLAASLTGNDGVYFVPALAGLGAPHWDPRARGALLGITRGTTRAHVVRAVLEGIAYRTRDVVEAMGAAGFPVRELRADSGAARNHWLMQFQADLLGVELDVPDNIETTALGSAYLAGLATGFFADREELAGHRRSAERYRPRLSRAERDRSYRRWLRAVDRARDWAKDADDADWD
- a CDS encoding non-heme iron oxygenase ferredoxin subunit, with amino-acid sequence MTTATGGSAAGGSSVAPRWHRVCAAADLAEGTAIGTEIEGVPVCVVRSGGAVYAVRDECSHADVMLSQGEAEDGKIECWLHGSQFDLASGVPLSLPAIEPVPTYAVTIDGDDVLVDVTHSNPERG
- the sufD gene encoding Fe-S cluster assembly protein SufD yields the protein MVVIDATGRPPAASGAVPRPVRSRNPLDHAVPTGREEAWRFTPLRRLRGLPTGPEADGKVSVSVTAPAGVEVEQLAAADARIGRVLTPADRVAAFALTRSAGALAVTVPAEAALTEPVVVHLHGESPRSPAGFVATSGDGGRRGSPGGVAYGHVLVEVGPFASATVVLDHTGSATYAGNVEVYVGHGASLTFITLQDWDDDAVHLGAHAYSLGRDARLRSFTITLGGDLVRLNPTVDYRGPGGDAELYGVFFTDAGQHQEHRLLVTHEPRSCRSRVTYKGALRGDAAHAVWIGDVLIGAGAVGTDTYELNRNLVLTDGARADSVPNLEILTGEVTGAGHASATGRFDDEALFYLQSRGISPEEARRLVVHGFFAEIIDRIDVPELRERIMIKIAGELSADLPDEAAEPSSAELSVEVGG
- a CDS encoding ABC transporter ATP-binding protein, with the protein product MAEILAVSVTDLVKTYSSRSASPRSGRRPHGSGRRTRTGRAGRGPAAFSTSPTPSPTPPVRQAPPAPPVPSGDAARPSTTPDGRIRAVDELSLTVPTGTVTALLGPNGAGKTTTVEICEGFRRPDAGEVRVLGLDPWADAVALRPRVGVMLQSGGMYPGARAGEMLRLVASHYRHPLDPAALLDRLGLAGSAGTPFRRLSGGQQQRLSLAMAVVGRPELVFLDEPTAGLDVQGRRDTWELVEELRTAGVTVVLTTHAMDEAERLADQVIIVDHGRVVAVGSPAELTRGGAEGQLRFRAPAGLDLGRLLLALPDGTTVQEGPAGHYLLQGTVDPQLLAAVTAWCAGNGILAEDLRVEQRTLEDVFVELTGSELRS
- a CDS encoding helix-turn-helix transcriptional regulator, translating into MKYDHDGTSGTADGRTRDRVVRLLLEGGSATAAELSRQLGVSPAAIRRHLDAMVADGIITPTESRSRGPRGRGRPARRYALTEAGHQAGPNAYSDLAAGALHFLAEVGGASAVTQFADTRAVDLERRVREAVVAAEPADRPAALAEAMTAAGYTASVSELPTGLQICQHHCPVQFVAERFPALCDAETAVLARVLDTHVQRLATIAHGDGVCTTHIPAGHPPAGHPPAGHPPAGHTAVSHTAADHPPAGTAPGMASRARSDRNGSDQSGSGKDGSARVLPDSAVAGSGPARPASLACPPSSSSEGFAL
- the sufC gene encoding Fe-S cluster assembly ATPase SufC — protein: MSTLEIRNLHVSVETDGEGTREILRGVDLTVRKGETHAIMGPNGSGKSTLSYSIAGHPKYTVTEGSITLDGEDVLAMSVDARARAGIFLAMQYPVEIPGVSVSNFLRSSVTAVRGEAPKLRTWVKEVKTSMAALEMDPAFAERNVNEGFSGGEKKRHEILQMALLKPKIAVLDETDSGLDVDALRIVSAGIESVRAKGETGILLITHYTRILRYIRPEFVHVMAAGRIVDEGGPELAAVLEESGYDRYVKGGGAATPAGVGAVS
- a CDS encoding transcriptional regulator is translated as MTEADYALELGRRLRAARNRRGLSLLDVQERTHGRWTAGTLGAYERGSRTLRVHRLVELAELYDVPATLLVPPAADRRETDHLPPLVIDLRRLRKLPPTRTGPLRRWIAIVQVLRSDSSRDVLRLRRSDLQSLSRLYSTTPAMLYERLGAWGALVEPGEPVAVGGRRRALPVRPPQQRG